The Malus domestica chromosome 10, GDT2T_hap1 genome contains a region encoding:
- the LOC103422468 gene encoding peroxidase 42-like → MASSSSSSRALLFFFALLSLSAVSCFATERNEEDLGLVMDFYRDTCPQAEEVIREQVKLLYKRHKNTAFSWLRNIFHDCAVQSCDASLLLDSTRRSLSEKEMDRSFGMRNFRYIEEIKEALERECPGVVSCSDILVLSAREGVVRLGGPFIPLKTGRRDGRRSRADILEQYLPDHNESMSVVLEKFADMGIDTPGLVALLGAHSVGRTHCVKLVHRLYPEIDPQLNPDHVPHMLKKCPDAIPDPKAVQYVRNDRGTPMIFDNNYYRNILDNKGLMMVDHQLATDKRTKPYVKKMAKSQDYFFKEFSRAFTILSENNPLTGNKGEIRQQCNVANKIRD, encoded by the exons atggcttcttcttcttcttcttccagagCTCTCTTGTTCTTCTTTGCTTTGCTTTCTCTCTCAGCAGTTTCTTGCTTTGCTactgagagaaatgaggaggaCCTAGGCCTTGTCATGGACTTCTATAGGGACACGTGTCCTCAGGCTGAAGAGGTCATCAGAGAACAAGTCAAGCTTCTCTACAAGCGCCACAAGAACACCGCCTTCTCTTGGCTCAGGAACATCTTTCATGACTGTGCTGTCCAG TCGTGTGATGCATCTCTGCTGCTGGACTCAACAAGGAGATCATTGTCTGAGAAGGAGATGGACAGAAGCTTTGGGATGAGAAACTTTAGGTACATTGAAGAGATTAAAGAAGCTTTGGAGAGGGAGTGCCCTGGTGTTGTTTCCTGCTCAGATATTCTTGTCTTGTCTGCCAGAGAGGGTGTTGTTAGG CTTGGAGGCCCATTCATTCCTCTTAAAACTGGAAGAAGAGATGGAAGGAGAAGCAGAGCTGATATCCTTGAGCAATACCTTCCTGACCACAATGAGAGCATGTCCGTTGTCCTTGAGAAGTTTGCTGACATGGGCATTGACACCCCCGGTTTGGTTGCCCTTCTAG GAGCTCACAGTGTTGGAAGAACACATTGTGTGAAGCTGGTGCACCGATTGTACCCAGAAATTGATCCTCAGCTCAACCCTGACCATGTCCCTCACATGCTCAAGAAGTGCCCAGATGCAATCCCCGACCCGAAAGCCGTTCAGTACGTGAGAAATGACCGCGGTACCCCCATGATCTTCGATAATAACTACTACAGAAACATCTTGGACAACAAGGGTTTGATGATGGTGGATCACCAGCTAGCCACAGACAAGAGGACAAAACCCTACGTCAAGAAAATGGCCAAGAGCCAAGACTACTTCTTCAAGGAGTTTTCGAGAGCCTTCACCATTCTCTCCGAGAACAACCCTCTCACCGGAAACAAGGGCGAGATCCGACAGCAGTGCAAT